The Pelagovum sp. HNIBRBA483 sequence TACATCATCAAGCTGGTTGCTTCGCGGCTTTATGAAGGTATCGAGCAGCGGCCCGATGCCTATCGGACCGCTGCCGGCGGCGACAATTCGTCCAACGAGCGCCATCCGGTTTAGGGAGGGAGAGAAGAAGGCACATCAGCGGACGCATTGCGACGCTAGTTTACAGGCTTACCTTCAAGGATGTCGCTGTTTCTGGATGATTTCGAAATCTCGATGCGGCGCGGTTTAAGCGCCTCGGGCACTTCTTTGACCAAATCAATGTGCAGCATGCCGTTCTCATGCACCGCGCCAGAGACACGAACATGATCGGCTAGTTGGAAACGACGCTCGAAGGCGCGCGTAGCGATGCCGCGATGCAAATATGTGCGCTCTTCCTCGTCAGATTTGCGACCTGAAATGAGAAGTGCGTTCTCGCGGACCTCAATGGTGAGATCCTCATCGGAGAAACCCGCGACTGCGAGCGAAATACGCCATGCATCCTCGGAGGTTTTTTCGATGTTGTAGGGGGGGTAGCTGGGCTGGCTTACGTCTTTTGTCAGGACGCGATCCATAAGGTCGGCGATCTGATCGTAGCCAACTGTGGCGCGATACAGGGGTGCGAGATCAAAGCTGCGCATGGGAATCCTCCTTTGAGCGATACCTATTTTTATGCCTTCCCGAAGGGACAGGCGGTGATCGAGGCCCAATTTGGCGCCTCTCTTAAAGATATTGGAAAGGGTGAAAGGCTTTTCAAGAGGGTCAGGGACGAATGAATTTCGCGCCGGTGTCCGTGCGTTCGCCAGGGGTGATTACGCGCACTTGAGGCGGGGGATTGCGACCCAGCGCGCCGGTCCCTGCGCGTGATGCGGCGATCACGGCGGGCAGGGTTGCGGCAATGTCCGGTCCGAGCGTTACCCGCCGCCCGTCATCCAGCTCGCCCATTGCGGAGACGACCGAGACAATCGCCAGATGCGATCCGACCTGCTGGAACACAGGGGCGCCGGACGTGCCGAAATCGGCCT is a genomic window containing:
- a CDS encoding Hsp20 family protein, whose translation is MRSFDLAPLYRATVGYDQIADLMDRVLTKDVSQPSYPPYNIEKTSEDAWRISLAVAGFSDEDLTIEVRENALLISGRKSDEEERTYLHRGIATRAFERRFQLADHVRVSGAVHENGMLHIDLVKEVPEALKPRRIEISKSSRNSDILEGKPVN